AGGTAAGCCCCCCGGACATCTCTCTCGCAATGGCCTCGGTAATCGAGCTTGTAGCATTTATAGTTTCCTCGATGGCCCGTCGTTTAGAGCTTAACTCTTTCAGTTGCTCCAGCGTGCCACAGTCAAGAGCCGCAAAAACCTCTTCAAACACAATCTGCAGACATTGACATCAGCATCACCCACTAAGTACTTGCATCCATGACTATCTAGGTGCAACAGGCATCGAGAGATGATGCAAGCAATCCGATCATTCCACACCAACAAAACATACAGCCTAGTATGAAGCTTCTGAAAGGTTGAGAACTTTAGCTCGACTCTAGGACACAATTTCATGATTCTTTCCGATGGCATAATCTCTCTACTTCTGACCATCGATAACTCTTTTGCTGAAACAACCGATAGGTTTGAAACTCGAATTGCGCAGAACTACTGGAAGACACCAAAAAGTAAAGATGGGCAATACCCTCCCCAACTTGACACAGATATTAAACGGACAGCAAGTCAAATTTGACGTGACGAAAGAGAACCACAGCAACATTCGTACCACGAAGTCCACCTAATCAAGCAAAAACAAGACCCAAAAAGATAACAATCTGAACTTGCACGTAGATTCATGGATAGAACCAACAACCTTCTTGGTTTTGAGCTTCGCCGGGTCCGGAAAATGCAGCATCATCTTTGCCCACGTGCACGCTCGACTCTGCTTCGATGACGATCGTGAAGCAGAATCAAGCTGCTGCCCGATTCGCTTCCAATCTACACACGGTTCAGAATCCCGGGGCAAATAGAAAAACGATTCAGTCCGAATCCGACTCGAAAATGCGACGAAGTCCGGATTTGGGAAGGCACCCCAGTAATGGTAGGCCTCCGACCTGATCGAAAATCAGCCGCGAACGAGACGTTTCCGCAATGGGACCCAGCGAGCGCTGAATCGGACAGCAATTATTATCTTTTCCGATTAACAGATGAAGATTTAGAGGTGTGTTTACGTCAAAAGATAAACTAAGGTTGGGACGAACAGGACCGAGGGTCGTTGTCGGCACAGTTTGTGATTCAAATTGCTTCTCTGCTAAGGAGacgagaaaaaatgaaagaggcaCGGAACGCCGAGCGGCTCGGAGAGAGGAAGGAGAGCGTGGGCCCCGTGGGCTCCCGCGGTTTCTCTGCTCTTCCCATGATCGATTGTCCACGCTGTTTTGGGCCGGTCCGTCTTCTGGGCCGGGCCTGTGTACGTGATTGAGCCTCCTGTGTGGGAAATTCAAATCAAGATagcacaacttttttttttttggcgaattcaaattcgatatttttgaaGAGGGTGaatccaaaaatagaaaaaataaaaataaaaggctCATAATTTCACTCTTGGAATaaattttttccccaaattttcaaaCGTGGTAtgtaaaaattgcacaatttcgGCACTAAGACAATCGTGGTGATCGTGCTGAGAATCCTTCCCATTAGCGTTAAGACTTACCAACTATAAATACATCTTCTCGAACCACAAAAATGTGTACTTCTCCAATCATATGTCGTGCCTGGTCAAGATGGTTCTCGAGGACGACAGAACTAAAATGTGAGTCGCCAATGTCGTGTCGACATTTAAAAACTTGGGCCGAAAAAATGCCCCCGGGCACAAAAAGGTGTGCTTGTTTTCTTGGTACACGGCCTGGTGCGAAAAAAACATTTTGTTCATCATGTCAAAAGTCAGTGATTATCGTTATTTGATATTTCAAGGTAGTGTAGATTCCGTGCACTCTAATCAAAGTTCATTCCCAAAAGTAACTGAACTGAAGGGAAGTTACTGTGCTTATCAACAACGGCCAGGCCAAAACAAAGCTGGAGACTGGGGCGTTAAGGCTCAACTTCGTCAGTCTCTTCCTTAAAATTGGGCTTCAAGACCCCCACAACCTCTTTTGGATGTTCTTTGTTCTTCTGAAGCCCATTTGGATTGTCCTTCTGCATCATCtacttgaaatgaaatgaagttAAGttgttttttgaccaaaaaagaacaaaaaatcaaagttcATTCGAGAGcgaaacattttgatgattgtCGCAAATTTCGTTTTCTGATGCGGATCAACTGAGTACAGTACACAGAATCAAAGTTCTATTTCATCTGAAGGGCAACAGAGCTGGGACTGGACCCCTCAGCCACACCAGATGTCAAAAGGGTTCGGCCATTAATTTGGAGCGGACCAGCCTAGGGAAGATGAACAGTCTTTAAATCTCAGAACCAGCTGTGCACCGAAACCGGTCTGGAGAATTGCCCCTTCTTCCCCGTTTCCCACGTCGAATGTCATGAACTCCAAGATGCGAGACTCGTCACAAGAGTCTGAGACCGAGACTGACCCTTCTTTACTTTCTTCGAAACTCCTGCCGCAATCCCATTGAAGTTCACGCCTGGCTCGGTGGCGTCCTCCTCCATCTCATTCAATTCAAGTGAAGATGGGTCCTTGACCTTACTTCTGCTCTCTTCTTGGATCAGTGTGGAGAATCACGATCGCCCAGATATTTTCTCGGGAGTCGCAGTTTGTATAATACATTCCGTCAAAGCGGAGGCTTTGGTCAATTCTTGCCTGGACCCGTTTACTGTAAACTGTCCATCGTTTACCGGATTCAACCATTTGAAATTATAACCGATCCAAAGATCCTAGccctttgacccaaaaaaataaaaataaaaaaatcctagccCAGCTTTTCAGAGGTAGGATGTTCTAGTTCTTTCTATTTGACCCGACACCGATCGATCTAGCCATGAGAAGAGTTTAAAAGAGCTCTAACGGGCTTCGGAGGACCAAACGCATGTTTGTGGCGAAATACGATGACGACTTGTGACTAGGGGTGAAAGGCCAATCAAGATTGGATAAAGCTAACTTTCAAGAAATCTATTTTAATAGAGCGTATGATGTTTTGATGGCCTAAGATAGAGCACTCAATGGGCTAGGGTGGCCCCATTTCGCTTTACCAACCCTAGGGAAACTTTGAATATAGGCATGGATCGTTTGTACGGACGAAATTTTGGGGTTCTAAGATCCAAATGCTATTAACAGGATCGACATCAATAATCCCTCGCACTTGAGAAGTAATAACGAAAATGGCTAACCCAATGACTTGTTTTCCAGTTAGAGACATCCTAATAAAATCCGCAATAATTTCACTTAAAGAAGTGACTTGTCGTTTTCCTCCGGAAAATGCAATTACTAAATTTTTCCTGAAATCACGACGAAGCTTAAGAGACGATAAAAGAATTCTTCTGCAGTCTGAATTCTTTTCTAAAAGATAAAAATCGTTTCGATCGAATGAAAAGGACTGCCTCGTAAATGGCAACGATATGGGCTATACTGATAAGCATTCCAATGAATAAGATGATGACTATGATTGTAACCAAATGGAGCTTTAGGAGCAATTTTAAGATGAACAGCGCTCGAAGGGGGGAAGAATAATTCCTCCACCAACTCCCCCACGGAACCAGTTGAAGAAGTTGCCACCACCGCTTTAGTCATTGTCCTCCTCATGCAGCTTTATCCCCAAGTGTAATCATTAGAGGATAGATCCCAATCACCCACCAACCCAGCATTTCGTCCTCAGGTTTTGAGGAGAATGTTTGCTTTGATTCACATCCATGAACCAATATTTTGGGTGTCGGTAATTCACATGACTGCGAAAAACAATTACTCTATTCctcggtttttatttttttctgttttcggaAATAGATTcgaaacaaaaattcatttgataaaataattctATTTTCTACTTTCAACACAATTTCATTTCCGGTCCTCAGTCACCTCTCTTGCGTCCCTGCCCCGTTCGCCGTCCGCCGGTTACCATATGGGCAGGGGTACTCCTTTCAAGTGACTTAAAGGTCATCGGGTACCTGTTAAGATAAAATGATGCTTACCAGCAATTATACCATGAACCTGGCTTCTCTTTTTCTGACACAGGTTCACTTAACTCCTGCTTCGTCTTTGTGCTGGACAGGTGATTGGTTCATTTACCAAGTTGTGTTTAATGGGGGCTACTGATAATCAATGCTGCAGTTAGTGTAATTACGTAAGATTTTGCCTTACTTGCTCAAAGACCCATTTCGAATTGACCCAAAGAAGACACAGAAAAAGCATTAAGTAGACCATTAATTAACCACCCCTTTAACTTTCCCCCACTCTTTCCTTCCACTTCCCATCATGCCTTTGAGCCACACTACCCCCCACCGCTCTACATATGTTAGACACATAAGCCAACCATCTTCCATTATTCCTGCTctgctctctcctctctcattgcctctctttctctcttgctgTCCATCTTAAGCTCCAAACATGGTGTCAGATTCTCCTCCTTCCAAGGTTAGCATCAAACCCCCCACTGTCTTCTCATCAGATGATGAGATGACCGCCTTCGTAGAGATTTTTGCGCCTAATTGCTTGTTTTTCTTTGCTCATCTTCCCCTTCTTTTCTGGGCAGGAAGTGGCCGCGAGCGAGAAATGGACGGAGGGGGGCGACCCGGCCCGGCGAGCCAAATGGTGGTACTCCACCTTCCACACCGTCACGGCCATGATCGGCGCTGGTGTTCTCAGCTTGCCTTATGCCATGGCCTATTTAGGATGGTAAAGTGAACCGATCTTAGCTCTTACCAGATGGATAGGCTTCAATCCCAGATCAATACCTATGTTGTAACTTAAGTGCCTGTCCAGTCTTTTGGGGCATGCCAGTTTGGAGTCTAGACTTCATGTACAGTCCCTCATGATGTCATGGCTTATTTACGAGTAACTGATCACCGACCCAAATACGAGGAAAAGACAAAGACTGGCTCAAAACTTTGACCCTTTAATTTGTGTTTTTGTCTTGTGTTTTGATGTTTCAGGGGTCCAGGGACAATGGTGTTGGCCCTGTCCTGGTGCATGACCCTGAACACCATGTGGCAGATGATCCAACTGCATGAGTGCGTCCCGGGCACCCGGTTTGACCGCTACCTCGACCTGGGCCGGCACGCCTTTGGCCCGAAGCTCGGCCCCTGGGTCGTGCTACCGCAGCAGCTGATCGTCCAGGTCGGATGCGATATCGTGTACATGGTCACTGGCGGCAAGTGCCTCAAGAAGTTCGTGGAGATGGCCTGTGTCAACTGCGCCCGGATCAGGCAGTCCTATTGGATCTGCATCTTCGGCGGGATCCACTTTTTCCTGTCCCAGCTCCCGAATTTCAATTCTGTCGCCGGTGTTTCCTTGGCCGCGGCAGTCATGTCTCTCAGGTACGAAAACGGACACTACGGATTTACTCTTCCAGCTCGTCGTCCTCTCTTCAAGGTCTCTTTTCGCCTCCTGATAAACTTGACTTTCAGGATTTTTTATCCATATCAGGAATATGTGAAAGTAAATGTCTGTGCTTGTGCatgtagaaaaagaaatgatgatgatgctATTTGGCTAGTAAGACACTTGGTCGTATACTTAAGTCCTAATTTCGGGTTACTGAGCCTGTAAATGTTAATAACGCTCTTAAGTCACAATTTGAAGTCCGAGGTGGTCTCAAAAGTCATAATTGGCTAGCATGTTGAGCCTCCATTGATGCCAAGGATCACTCAAAAGACTAATTTTTAAGTCCTCCAATTGCAGCTACTCGACCATAGCATGGGCGGGAAGCCTAGCCCACGGCCGAGAACCCGGCGTGAGCTACGGCTACAAGAGCACGAGCGCAGCCGATTACATGTTCCGTGTGTTCAACGCGCTCGGCGAGATCTCCTTCGCGTTCGCAGGGCATGCGGTGGTCCTGGAAATTCAGGCCACGATCCCGTCGACTCCTGAGAAGCCTTCAAGAGTCCCGATGTGGAAAGGCGCAGTCGGAGCCTATTTCATCAACGCCATTTGCTATTTCCCGGTGGCGCTCATCGGTTACTGGGCCTTCGGGCAAGATGTGGACGACAACGTGCTGATGTCGCTGAAGAGACCTGCATGGCTCATCGCATCTGCTAACTTGATGGTGGTCGTCCATGTCATCGGAAGTTATCAGGTACTTCGTGCCGTCAACGGGAGTAAAcgtcttttttctcctttcaggATTAAGTTTTTAGCTGAGTTCATAGCTCTGGGTTCGCTCATGGGATCAATCAACACGAGTTATTGCTATACAATTCTGGTACAGTTGATATGGTTGCATTTGCTTTCTTGGGCGCAACGGCTAACAAGACGATCGGAACTGAAACATTGCAGGTCTACGCGATGCCCGTTTTCGACTTGTTGGAGAGGATGATGGTGAAGAGACTGAACTTCCCTCCCGGAATCGCACTCAGGCTCGTCGCGCGGTCTACCTATGTTGGTGAGATTCCCATTGCCCTGCTCTTGATTACTTAAACTTCCAAAAGGAACATTGTTCAGCGAACATTTAGAAAAAGATTCCAATAACAAAGTGGTACGCATGCTAAAACACGAATCTACCTTTATCCTTTGACTAAAATTGATTCCTGGATGAATGCTGGCAGCTTTTACGTTGTTTGTTGGAGTGACGTTCCCTTTCTTTGGGGACCTACTTGGTTTCTTCGGTGGATTTGGGTTCGCTCCCACATCTTATTTTGTGAGCCTCTCTCTATGATTACAAACTTCATGAGACGATTCGCAATTATGTAAATGTGCTCTTGAAAAGGATCGTAACTTGTCTCCGAGCATTCTCGCAGCTCCCAAGTATCATGTGGCTGGTCATCAAGAAGCCTAGAAAATTCAGCATCAACTGGTTCGTCAACTGGGTAAGTCAATATCTCCGACCAAACTTTTTGTTCATTTCTCACTGGTTACCGTTGTGCGCTTCAGGCGTCCATAGTAATCGGAGTGTTCATCATGACGGCATCGACAGTCGGGGGGTTGCGGAACATCGTGGTCGACGCATCCACTTATAGGTTCTATACTTAGACACCAAGTGTAGGCTGTCCATCGGTCTTTCATGATGTAGTTAGCAAGATTCCAACATCCAAGAAAAAAAGGCGTCTTGTTGCCTATCCTACTGTGTCATGAACGAGAAATCCTAAACCGAGTCAATGTTCCCATAAAAATTTCTTTGTACAAGTTTCTACATAACGGCCCGTGTTCGAGAACTCCTTTTATGCTCTCACAAGGTTCACAACCTTGCGTtttgacccaaaagaaaaagctcAAGAGTTTATTGAGTAATGTTTTCTCGACAGTACACGGTACAATATCAATCGTAGATTTATACATTATCGGTGATGACAGTACCGTCAGATCGTTGTTATCACCGAGCTACTACGCTCATTGATGGGGCGATCCGTATATGTATTCTCGTAGGCTTTATCGTAAGTGTGACTCTTTTTACCACCAAGCTACCACGCTCggtgtttcaaaaaaaaaaaaaaagagttaaataAGCAGCAAAGAACCAACTTCGtcacacttaccttaccaaaaaaaaaaaaaaaaaaaaaagaaccaacttCGAGCAGACTCCAAATTGTAGATGACATCGTCCCACGTCCTCACATGCTTGATGGCGTAACTCACTACACAAGTCATACTGCCAAATGTGCACTAGCTGTATTAAACTACGACACAGAGCCGACTGAGTCGTATGAGAGACATTCCAGGTGGGGCATGCAGCGTGCGCATTAGTGGTGAATTCGCGTCACCGTTTACGAGCggataaaattatttaaaaagtcctaaacctattttatTTTGACCTTCCgattttaaacttctcaatttcgtcaattaaatttaaatttttttggaattttgtcaatttagtttatttggctaattttgataggaaattgctgacgtggataatttttgtaaatttttgaagtttatgagtttttcatattttttcatattttttttcctttcgatatttttctttttcttttgtactaCCAAGGTCACAAGCAAGGGCCGGCagacccttgctagccactaaGTGAGGGCCGCAAGGCGCTAGCCAGCAGCGGGCAAGTGTTGCAGTCCTCGTCGGCCCTCACCAGAGTTgacagaacaaaaaagaaaagaaaaagaacagattaatttaattttttaaaaaaaaaattattcacgtcagctCTTGCCGTCTTACTTGGCACCACCGGCGCaagtcggcgattttcgattaaaattattCGGATAGATTCAATTGACGAAgtgttaaaaagtttaggactcaattgataaaatcaaaaaagtttaaaactaaattgatcacgGTGCAATAAaattaagactttttggataactttCCCCTTCCGGATCCTTTTCACCGTACAAAGTCTCGTCATCACTTCCACCAATTCTTACGGGTAAGAAAGGCAGAGTTGGTGGAGCAATTTGGAGACGCCTATAGATCAATTGTACAAAGTCTCCCCACGCGGACGAAGTGGCTTTCTTTAACAATTATAAATGCAATGGCCATCGGAGAACTGGAAAAGCGTTGCGTCGGAGGTATCAAGTTCTGGACTTTCAATAAAGAGAGGCTTTAGCTTTGAATCAAAGCTAAAGAAAGAAAGCTTTGCTTCCCACTACCAACTGACaaaacgaaaggaaaagaaaaaaaagaacgaaaaatggTTGTCTGGGTCTGCTCTATCTCGATCATCGACAATGGATACGATCATATACGCTAGGGAATACGTATATGTATAGACACATGCACATGGGCTATGAAGATTCATAACATTACACAACCTCATGCGAAAAAGTAAAACCCTTTATTTTTCTAGCTACGGGGCATTGCATAATCCAAGGTGAAAAACAACCTTTTCAATTCTTACTTTTGATTGTAGATATCATGTCCGTTGTGAATCTATGAAGAGTTTCGCCAGCGAGCAACTCAACACCCTAAGgccggaaaaattaccaaaaaagtcaaaaacttattgtaattgtatcaatttaaccTTGaacttttctccttcctttttttgctGGTGGCTGGCCAAAGTCACCGGCACTAGGAGAGAGATCGCAATGCCCCCACCAGCCAAAGCAAGGGTGCGCGGCCCTgtagattttgagaaaattttctcAATGCGCAATGGGGTGGAAGTACTTTGCAACTGGAGGGAATTATTATGTTTACCTgtagaatttgagaaaattgcacACTGAAAGAACTTAAGAATTTTAGGGTTTGTTCATGATTATTTCATGTTAAGGTAGTTTGCATGTTGGTCTTCAAGAAATGAAATAAGAGAAGGGGCGAGAAAGAGAGGAGTGGTCGAGGAAGGTGAAGATTATAAGTTCGAATCATAAGGAGAATGCATGAATTTGTTCGCAGAGTCATTATTAAGATAGAAAACTTTACAGCTAATTGTTGGTATTTTACCCGATAATTAACCAGATGGGCCAATTGCACACGAGAAAGCATCAGAAGGTACTTTATTTTATAAAACACATTGGCACATTCTTCATCTAGAAAATATTAACTATAGAAAACCACCTGCTAATtggccagaaaaaaaaaggcatgttgGACAGAATACAAGTACACGAAGACTACATATTATCTTATGGAAAAATCAAGTGAGAAAGAGTAGCAGAAATATGGTGAAGAGTAATGAAAGCCCTACCAATCGCAATGGAATTCCTGACATTGACATTCCAGTATGATTTTCATCCATGGGAGAGTTAGAAAGGAAGCAATATGTTAGATGGATTGAATGAAGTTTCTAAGAACTGTCGCTATAACAAGTCGAAAGTACACCATCGTTGCTGGCTAGTGGCTACCATCACCATGAAGCCAACTCGTGTCTCTTTCGAAATTAAAGTTGTCATCGTTTAGCGTCCTAGCGGCTATGAAGTAATTTAAAGATAAATGGTTCCAGTCCCCTTCTTCTGGCAATCCAAAATGCTGATTTTCCTTGTATATCTTCTCACTAtggcaaaagaaacaaaaaagttcaGCAGATGCAATCACGTGAAGAAACAACTCAAAACTCAAGTGGCTTTCCCTGCAAATAGTTCCTCCTTCCCAATTGTACCGAACATCATAACAAGAAATAGGCAGGGAAGTCGGTGAACGCAAGCTCTTATGAGAATCTAACTAACAGGATACCATTACTTTGAACTGGGTGGAGTTGTGTCAAACTTGATTTAACAGGAATGTGCTAGCAGAGTTTCAATTGAATCAGTGGTCCAAATGTACGGCAGATATTGGATGTAATATCACTCACCTTAAACATAATCGTATGTCTTACTATTCCGCTGCTGAGAGAAAGGACTGAATACCAAACACGATAAAGAGGACTCCGCCTGAGAGGGCTACCTGAAAAATGCAAGAGTTCAAGCATGTCCCAAATTATTAtcacaagaaggaaaatgtAACTCTGCATTATACAAACAAGCAAGAGGCCGAAATTACCATTCTCTCAGAAATCTGAGCCGCCAAGCTCTTCCCTCCCACAACAGCAGCAGTTGTGCACAATGCTTGTCCACTGTGAAAGGGACACACACCGGAAATATGCAGAAAGTGTAATTATATCAGTTTTCAACCTTAAGTTTTGCTCTTGCAAAATTGAAGAAAGAGGTCCTATGACACAAGACGGCAGATTCTTAGTTAAATACCATCATATGCAGTACAAAATTTTAGACATTTAGATTTTTAGGTCTGTTCATATAGCTAGAAGGCACTGGTCAGAGTATGAGAATGATGCTGCCTGCATGATGTTTTCTCCCAAACCAAATTTGTGCATGCATATTAAATCATCAGAAGCACAATGCCGCACAACGTCTACAAAATTCTCGAACTGTGATTGAATGACTTAGTACAAATATATAGTCGTCAAAGCAAAGAGCACTGCCACTGTATTAACCCTGGTTCTAGCCCAATTATCTGCTGTCCCTAAGTCCAAACTACAGTAGGTG
The genomic region above belongs to Rhodamnia argentea isolate NSW1041297 chromosome 6, ASM2092103v1, whole genome shotgun sequence and contains:
- the LOC115728009 gene encoding lysine histidine transporter-like 6, which produces MVSDSPPSKEVAASEKWTEGGDPARRAKWWYSTFHTVTAMIGAGVLSLPYAMAYLGWGPGTMVLALSWCMTLNTMWQMIQLHECVPGTRFDRYLDLGRHAFGPKLGPWVVLPQQLIVQVGCDIVYMVTGGKCLKKFVEMACVNCARIRQSYWICIFGGIHFFLSQLPNFNSVAGVSLAAAVMSLSYSTIAWAGSLAHGREPGVSYGYKSTSAADYMFRVFNALGEISFAFAGHAVVLEIQATIPSTPEKPSRVPMWKGAVGAYFINAICYFPVALIGYWAFGQDVDDNVLMSLKRPAWLIASANLMVVVHVIGSYQVYAMPVFDLLERMMVKRLNFPPGIALRLVARSTYVAFTLFVGVTFPFFGDLLGFFGGFGFAPTSYFLPSIMWLVIKKPRKFSINWFVNWASIVIGVFIMTASTVGGLRNIVVDASTYRFYT